From Paludisphaera rhizosphaerae, the proteins below share one genomic window:
- a CDS encoding polysaccharide deacetylase family protein, whose amino-acid sequence MNRDLLATRRDFLATAAAGFAAASCAPAAVAQPSADRALIAITLDLEMARNFPRREDVHWDYEKGNLNAEAKAYAVEAGRRVKAAGGVIHYFAVGQLFEQEDVRWLERLAADGHPIGNHTYDHVYLLATRPDEVQFRFKRAPWLIEGKTPAEAIRDNVRLGAAAMKSRLGIAPAGFRAPGGFAGGLRDRPDVRRMLLNEGYTWVSTMYPAHKPASPGEPPDDVLADIVRAQPAAQPFVYPDGLIEVPMSPISDIGAFRTGQWPLESFLRAVRLGVDWAIENRAVYDLLSHPSCLYVVDPEFRTIDLICELVRKAGDRAAIVGLDALATRARR is encoded by the coding sequence ATGAACCGAGATCTGCTCGCCACCCGACGGGATTTCCTTGCGACGGCTGCGGCGGGCTTCGCCGCCGCCTCTTGCGCGCCTGCTGCGGTCGCTCAACCCTCGGCGGATCGCGCCCTGATCGCGATCACGCTCGACCTGGAGATGGCCCGCAACTTCCCCAGGCGCGAGGACGTACACTGGGACTATGAGAAGGGGAATCTCAACGCCGAGGCGAAGGCTTATGCGGTCGAGGCCGGCCGCCGCGTCAAGGCTGCGGGCGGCGTGATCCATTACTTCGCCGTCGGCCAGCTCTTCGAGCAGGAGGACGTCCGCTGGCTTGAGCGTCTGGCCGCCGACGGTCATCCCATCGGCAACCACACTTACGACCACGTCTACCTGCTCGCGACGCGGCCGGATGAGGTCCAGTTCCGCTTCAAGCGGGCTCCCTGGTTGATCGAGGGGAAGACGCCGGCGGAGGCGATCCGGGACAACGTCCGGCTGGGGGCCGCCGCGATGAAATCCCGACTTGGGATCGCTCCGGCCGGCTTCCGCGCGCCGGGAGGTTTCGCCGGAGGTCTCCGCGATCGCCCCGACGTCCGCCGGATGCTGCTCAACGAGGGATACACCTGGGTCAGCACCATGTATCCGGCTCACAAACCGGCCAGTCCCGGCGAGCCCCCCGACGACGTTCTAGCCGACATCGTTCGGGCGCAGCCCGCCGCTCAGCCGTTCGTCTACCCTGACGGTCTGATCGAGGTCCCCATGAGCCCGATCAGCGACATCGGCGCGTTCCGGACCGGCCAATGGCCGTTGGAGTCATTCCTCCGGGCCGTCCGTCTGGGCGTCGACTGGGCCATCGAGAACCGAGCCGTCTACGACCTCCTCTCGCACCCATCCTGCCTGTACGTCGTCGACCCAGAGTTCCGCACGATCGACCTGATCTGCGAACTCGTCCGTAAAGCCGGCGACCGCGCCGCGATCGTCGGCCTCGACGCCCTCGCGACACGGGCAAGACGATAG
- a CDS encoding cysteine hydrolase family protein, which yields MTIPESVRVLAGFLTLGLALAAVAPARAQDRSTRVYENRLTPIASPRPILADHPEFIEPVREVARFEAPAIVQDEGADLSVRAWRFSYNARGIIETPNRLRAADTAVIMVHPWGIDDGQGWKTPEPAGVCDFCTPVKNGLAARHTREVVDPFLKSLRGKAAFVMYSLPGPADPIRTKAYRSFNHTPTPEERAQGLKELKEKLASIPYTGEPLPTSLTLSTDRPVIDYFLQFRGLDPGPRYNGPDFWKMPIPITTDVDAHPDDVVVFDAEGYAPLRDFLAKHGVRHVLLTGYATDMCYRKTTAGFENLSKDFDVFLVGDASLATFPGNDSPRFATNAALSFAALDQLVTQISWIKLDSADQPKPKSTGVKP from the coding sequence ATGACGATTCCAGAATCGGTCCGCGTGCTCGCGGGATTCCTGACACTCGGCCTCGCCCTGGCCGCAGTCGCACCGGCCCGTGCTCAGGATCGCTCCACGCGCGTCTACGAGAACCGGCTTACGCCGATCGCATCGCCGCGTCCGATCCTCGCCGACCATCCCGAGTTCATCGAGCCCGTCCGCGAGGTCGCGCGATTCGAGGCGCCCGCGATCGTGCAGGACGAGGGGGCTGACCTTTCGGTCCGCGCCTGGCGGTTCTCATACAACGCCCGGGGGATCATCGAGACGCCCAACCGCCTCCGCGCAGCCGACACAGCCGTGATCATGGTCCACCCCTGGGGGATCGACGACGGCCAGGGATGGAAGACTCCCGAGCCCGCCGGCGTTTGCGACTTCTGCACCCCGGTCAAGAACGGCCTCGCCGCTCGGCACACGCGCGAGGTGGTCGACCCGTTCCTCAAGTCGCTGCGCGGCAAGGCGGCCTTCGTCATGTACAGCCTGCCTGGTCCTGCCGATCCGATTCGCACGAAGGCCTACCGCTCGTTCAACCACACGCCGACCCCAGAGGAACGTGCCCAGGGGCTGAAGGAGCTGAAGGAGAAACTCGCCTCGATCCCCTACACGGGCGAGCCCTTGCCGACGTCGCTGACGCTCTCAACGGACCGGCCGGTGATCGACTACTTCCTCCAGTTCCGCGGCCTCGATCCCGGCCCGCGTTACAACGGCCCCGACTTCTGGAAGATGCCGATCCCGATCACGACGGACGTCGACGCCCACCCCGACGACGTCGTCGTGTTCGACGCGGAAGGGTACGCGCCGCTGCGTGACTTCCTCGCGAAGCATGGGGTCCGCCACGTTCTCCTGACCGGTTATGCGACCGACATGTGCTACCGCAAGACCACCGCGGGCTTTGAGAATCTCTCCAAGGACTTCGACGTCTTCCTCGTCGGCGACGCCAGCCTGGCGACCTTCCCCGGCAACGACTCACCCAGGTTCGCCACCAACGCCGCCCTCTCGTTCGCGGCGCTCGATCAACTCGTCACCCAGATTTCGTGGATCAAGCTCGACTCCGCCGATCAGCCGAAGCCGAAGTCCACGGGGGTGAAGCCATGA
- a CDS encoding PVC-type heme-binding CxxCH protein has product MRVCAAFSAALVLVWLGSTSSYAQGYAPDVAAAKMIVPDGLAVNLYASEPNVRQPILLKSDDRGRIWTVQYLQYPNPAGLTRVKVDRYSRTVYDRVPEPPPKGPRGADRITICEDTDGDGRADRFKDFVDGLNLCTGLEFARDGVYVLQAPYLLFYPDRNRDDVSDGDPEVVLAGFGLEDAQSLVNHLTWGPDGWLYGATGSTVTNVVRGVEFQQAVWRVHPASREFELFCEGGGNLYGLTFDAEGTLFFSSNGVDLAYHAVQGGYYRKNFGKHGPLHNLHTYGFFEHLPYDRPVAGPRPGGTIYLGQALPASYRGALLCSDFLQHSASYWELVRRGSTFEAQYGGLLLNSRDNWFCAPDLCQGIDGAVYVCDFHDRRTAHPDPDAQWDRSNGRIYRITAKEGGRGCSQSLDLTKRSGAELIGLTRRADGPAATAIRLELAARRDPTIRPALLEMSRQTDDPLAALRGLWALNAVGGFNDDSAADLLRHPAEAVRAWTVRLLGDSRRVSPSSASRLAEMAGSDPSASVRLQLAATARRLPGEQGLPILESLLRRGADRDDAYIPLMIWWGLEAKAMTDADRLVRTFREPSAWADAVYRENALRLTRRYAAEGTQTGYDACTRLLASSPEMYRAAALDAVDHGLAERSTSLGGMGTAGLFGTLAAPEPSEVPGARAFEPISAALAEAIDSAWRATPTDLARLRLAMRADRPGAVAFARAEAAEPNTPPARRVALLGLLAEFGDPESASLAFAALSAQQPEVQSAALDVLARFGDDRTAAVLVDRYKTAGAPLRARLRTVMLGRPVWARVLLGEVESGAIPTSDFALAELRQVSLHNDSVLDALVRKHWGSVKAGTPEDKLAEIRRLSNDLRAGLGDHERGRALFAKNCASCHKLFGEGGEVGPDLTGVAREDSASLLASLVDPSAVIRAQFLQYAAATRDGRVLSGVIAAQDGASVTLVDSQNTRVVLRREEIEELRELPVSIMPEGLLKPLGPQEVRDLFRYLQSRPEDASRAAAPAR; this is encoded by the coding sequence ATGAGAGTCTGCGCCGCGTTTTCAGCCGCCCTCGTCCTCGTCTGGCTGGGGTCGACGTCGAGTTACGCTCAGGGGTACGCGCCCGACGTCGCTGCGGCGAAGATGATCGTGCCCGACGGCCTGGCCGTGAACCTCTACGCGTCCGAGCCGAACGTCCGCCAACCGATCCTCCTCAAGTCCGACGACCGTGGACGGATCTGGACCGTCCAGTACCTCCAGTATCCGAACCCCGCCGGCCTCACGCGCGTGAAGGTCGATCGCTACTCGCGGACGGTCTACGACCGGGTTCCCGAGCCGCCGCCGAAAGGCCCTCGCGGGGCGGACCGGATCACGATCTGCGAGGACACGGACGGCGACGGCCGCGCCGATCGGTTCAAGGATTTCGTCGACGGCCTGAATCTCTGCACCGGGCTCGAATTCGCCCGGGACGGCGTCTACGTCCTCCAGGCTCCCTACCTGCTGTTCTACCCCGACCGGAACCGCGACGACGTCTCTGACGGCGACCCCGAGGTCGTCCTCGCCGGGTTCGGGCTCGAGGACGCGCAGTCGTTGGTCAATCACCTGACGTGGGGACCCGACGGCTGGCTCTATGGGGCGACCGGCAGCACGGTGACCAACGTCGTCCGAGGCGTCGAGTTCCAGCAGGCCGTCTGGCGCGTCCATCCGGCCTCCCGCGAGTTCGAGCTGTTCTGCGAGGGAGGCGGCAATCTCTACGGCCTGACCTTCGACGCCGAGGGGACGTTGTTCTTCTCGTCGAACGGCGTGGACCTCGCCTACCACGCTGTCCAGGGAGGCTATTACCGGAAGAACTTCGGCAAGCACGGGCCGTTGCACAACCTGCACACGTATGGGTTCTTCGAGCACCTTCCCTACGATCGCCCCGTCGCCGGTCCGCGCCCCGGCGGCACGATCTACCTTGGCCAGGCTCTCCCGGCTTCCTACCGCGGCGCTCTCCTCTGTAGCGACTTCCTCCAGCACTCAGCATCGTACTGGGAGTTGGTTCGGCGGGGATCGACCTTCGAGGCTCAATACGGCGGGCTTCTCCTCAATTCCCGCGACAACTGGTTCTGCGCCCCGGATCTCTGCCAGGGGATCGATGGGGCTGTCTACGTCTGCGACTTTCACGACCGCCGGACCGCCCACCCCGATCCCGACGCCCAGTGGGACCGCAGCAACGGCCGAATCTACCGAATCACGGCCAAGGAGGGAGGGCGGGGGTGTTCTCAGTCGCTCGACCTGACGAAGCGAAGCGGAGCCGAACTCATTGGTCTGACTCGCCGAGCCGACGGCCCGGCCGCCACGGCGATTCGCCTTGAGCTGGCCGCGCGGCGCGATCCGACGATCCGCCCGGCGTTGCTGGAGATGTCGCGTCAGACCGACGATCCGCTCGCCGCTCTTCGCGGACTCTGGGCTCTCAATGCAGTCGGCGGGTTCAACGACGACTCGGCCGCCGATTTGCTCAGGCATCCGGCCGAAGCCGTTCGCGCCTGGACGGTTCGTCTCCTGGGAGACAGTCGTCGCGTCTCGCCGTCGTCGGCGTCGCGGCTTGCGGAGATGGCAGGTTCTGATCCATCGGCGTCGGTCCGTCTCCAACTCGCCGCCACTGCGCGACGACTCCCGGGCGAACAGGGGCTGCCCATCCTCGAAAGCCTACTTCGACGCGGGGCCGACCGTGACGACGCCTACATTCCCTTGATGATCTGGTGGGGCCTTGAGGCGAAGGCGATGACCGACGCAGACCGTCTGGTCCGCACCTTCCGCGAGCCATCGGCCTGGGCCGACGCGGTCTATCGCGAGAACGCCCTGCGGCTGACTCGCCGCTACGCCGCCGAGGGGACGCAGACGGGATACGACGCCTGCACGAGACTGCTGGCGTCCTCCCCCGAGATGTACCGGGCCGCTGCGCTCGACGCCGTCGATCATGGTCTGGCGGAACGCTCGACGTCCCTGGGAGGCATGGGGACGGCTGGACTCTTCGGGACTCTCGCCGCGCCTGAGCCGTCGGAGGTTCCCGGCGCCAGGGCGTTCGAGCCGATCTCCGCCGCACTGGCTGAGGCGATCGATTCCGCCTGGCGTGCGACGCCGACGGATTTGGCGAGGCTCCGCCTGGCGATGCGTGCCGACCGACCGGGTGCCGTGGCGTTCGCGCGAGCCGAGGCCGCGGAGCCGAACACACCACCGGCTCGGCGGGTTGCATTGCTGGGACTTCTGGCCGAATTCGGCGACCCCGAATCCGCGAGCCTTGCCTTCGCCGCGCTGTCAGCCCAGCAACCCGAGGTCCAGTCCGCGGCGCTCGACGTTCTTGCCCGGTTCGGCGATGATCGCACCGCAGCGGTGCTCGTCGATCGCTACAAGACCGCCGGTGCACCGCTCCGAGCAAGGCTCCGTACGGTGATGCTTGGCCGTCCGGTCTGGGCCCGCGTCCTGCTCGGCGAAGTCGAGTCCGGGGCGATCCCGACGTCGGATTTCGCCCTCGCCGAACTCCGTCAGGTCTCCCTCCACAACGACTCGGTCCTGGACGCCCTGGTCCGCAAGCACTGGGGGAGCGTCAAGGCCGGCACGCCCGAGGACAAGCTCGCCGAGATTCGACGCCTCAGCAACGACCTCCGCGCTGGGCTCGGCGATCACGAACGCGGCCGGGCGTTGTTCGCCAAGAACTGCGCAAGCTGCCACAAACTCTTCGGCGAAGGGGGCGAGGTCGGCCCGGATCTGACCGGCGTCGCCCGCGAGGATTCGGCCTCCCTTTTGGCCAGCCTGGTCGACCCGAGCGCGGTGATCCGCGCCCAGTTCCTCCAGTACGCCGCCGCGACTCGCGACGGCCGCGTCCTGTCCGGAGTGATCGCGGCGCAAGACGGAGCGAGCGTGACGCTCGTCGATTCCCAGAACACCCGCGTCGTTCTGCGGCGGGAGGAGATCGAGGAGCTTCGCGAACTCCCCGTCTCAATCATGCCCGAGGGGCTCCTCAAGCCGCTCGGCCCGCAAGAGGTCCGCGACCTGTTCCGCTATCTCCAATCCCGGCCCGAGGACGCGTCTCGGGCCGCAGCCCCCGCGAGGTGA
- a CDS encoding DUF1559 domain-containing protein encodes MSSSRRAFTLIELLVVIAIIAVLIGLLLPAVQAAREAARRSQCVNNLKQIGLACHNYVSTYQVLPFGKGLCYGAGAGCTNTYPGAAAYARWSVHSQILQYIEQGNLYNSINFNIPPETPGMAGDVAFMPAYQNTNRENATSSLSQVAVFLCPSDGNSGLLSQWPGGNSYLGNLQTWACDLSENYPSTVVPSEQQQGIFYYQSAVRLASITDGLSNTCFFSEKIRGSDTNDRDARSDSLIMSGTINPTPSGMDATYLQCQALSPQTSLRLTRRQGMSWVMGEMCCTAYNHVAPPNGKTCAGTGYPGTMANMPMQVPPSSQHPGGVSMLMGDGTVRFIKNSVSLSTWRAVGTRAGGEVVSADSF; translated from the coding sequence ATGTCCTCGTCGCGCCGCGCCTTTACGCTGATTGAATTGCTCGTGGTCATCGCGATCATCGCCGTTTTGATCGGGCTCCTGCTGCCGGCCGTTCAGGCGGCGCGAGAGGCGGCGAGGCGATCTCAATGCGTCAACAACCTGAAGCAGATCGGCCTGGCGTGCCACAACTATGTGAGCACGTACCAGGTCTTGCCTTTTGGAAAGGGACTCTGCTACGGCGCAGGAGCGGGTTGCACGAACACCTATCCGGGAGCCGCTGCATATGCCCGCTGGTCGGTCCACAGCCAGATCCTGCAGTACATCGAGCAGGGCAACCTCTACAACAGCATCAACTTCAACATCCCTCCCGAGACGCCCGGCATGGCCGGCGACGTCGCGTTCATGCCTGCCTATCAGAACACGAACCGTGAGAATGCGACGTCCTCGTTGAGTCAGGTCGCCGTTTTCCTGTGCCCGTCGGACGGGAACAGCGGCTTGCTCTCCCAGTGGCCTGGCGGCAACAGCTACCTGGGGAACCTTCAGACCTGGGCGTGCGACCTCAGCGAGAATTACCCCTCGACCGTCGTGCCCTCCGAGCAGCAGCAGGGGATTTTCTATTACCAGAGCGCGGTCCGCCTGGCGAGCATCACGGATGGACTTAGCAATACCTGTTTCTTTAGCGAGAAGATTCGGGGCTCTGATACGAATGATCGCGATGCGCGCTCGGATTCGTTGATCATGTCCGGGACGATCAACCCGACGCCGAGCGGGATGGACGCGACCTATCTGCAGTGCCAGGCCTTGAGCCCTCAGACTTCGCTTCGTCTGACGCGTCGCCAGGGGATGAGCTGGGTCATGGGAGAGATGTGCTGCACGGCATACAACCACGTCGCCCCGCCGAACGGCAAGACGTGCGCCGGGACGGGGTACCCCGGCACGATGGCCAATATGCCTATGCAGGTTCCCCCGTCGAGCCAGCACCCGGGCGGGGTCAGCATGCTCATGGGGGATGGCACGGTCCGATTCATCAAGAACAGCGTCTCCCTGTCGACGTGGCGAGCCGTCGGCACCCGCGCCGGCGGCGAAGTGGTGAGCGCCGATTCGTTCTGA
- a CDS encoding heavy metal-binding domain-containing protein codes for MAAINDQIDGVRPLHGLRGLWRIAAARLRFLAVFAAVFAVVAGWDAIRSSWNRLWTKPPAEAATSSDTEFFCPMDPGVLSDWPSKCPACNMTLVRRKRGDAAPLPDGVMARMQMTPYRLWLGGIQTATAEYAPLARTVDLPGTVTEAGKDGVRIQAEAFARELRWLAPGRVVEIARIDGDGQAPAMGRVVQSPTSVEAGAVGKVVVSTEEAGSLRSGDSVRIKAAYPIEQVDPFRNQPSTPPALMVGEPRRLFTCMEHADVVRDAPGRCPRDGSDLMERPLREDQRVRWWCPMHPETTADRGGAKCEACQGMALVPRVVSYRPPGRVLAIPASAAISGEGGRSFVFVDRGEGMFEAKSVALGPRCGAMIPVASGLGPGDRVVAQGGILLDAETRLDPSLAAGYFGAGETASVAKPSSTIAKTDAPTEPAWLRELAETDRALALAQKICPVTGKPLGSMGTPPKVVVSGRAVFLCCEGCTPAAETNPEKYLSKLPSASTERRP; via the coding sequence ATGGCCGCAATAAACGATCAGATCGATGGTGTTCGGCCGCTTCATGGCCTTCGCGGGCTCTGGCGAATCGCGGCGGCAAGGCTTCGGTTCCTGGCGGTGTTCGCGGCGGTCTTCGCGGTCGTCGCCGGCTGGGATGCGATTCGATCCTCCTGGAACCGACTCTGGACGAAGCCTCCCGCCGAGGCGGCGACCTCCTCGGATACGGAGTTTTTCTGCCCGATGGATCCGGGCGTCCTCTCGGACTGGCCCTCCAAATGCCCCGCCTGCAACATGACCCTCGTCCGCCGCAAGCGCGGCGACGCCGCTCCCCTGCCTGACGGCGTCATGGCGCGGATGCAGATGACTCCCTATCGCCTCTGGTTGGGCGGAATCCAAACGGCGACGGCGGAATACGCCCCGCTCGCCAGGACGGTCGACCTTCCCGGGACCGTGACCGAAGCCGGAAAGGATGGAGTTCGGATCCAGGCCGAAGCCTTCGCGCGCGAACTCCGGTGGCTTGCGCCGGGCCGGGTCGTTGAGATCGCGAGAATCGACGGCGACGGCCAGGCTCCGGCGATGGGCCGGGTCGTACAATCCCCGACGAGCGTCGAGGCGGGGGCCGTCGGCAAGGTCGTCGTTTCGACTGAGGAAGCCGGTTCGCTTCGGTCGGGCGATTCAGTCCGGATCAAGGCCGCCTACCCCATCGAGCAGGTCGATCCCTTCCGAAACCAGCCGTCGACGCCCCCCGCCCTCATGGTCGGCGAACCCCGGCGGCTTTTCACCTGCATGGAACACGCCGACGTCGTCCGCGACGCCCCCGGCCGATGTCCGCGCGACGGGTCGGATCTCATGGAGCGGCCTCTCCGCGAGGATCAGCGTGTGCGATGGTGGTGCCCCATGCACCCCGAGACGACCGCCGATCGAGGCGGGGCGAAGTGCGAGGCCTGCCAGGGGATGGCCCTCGTTCCTCGGGTCGTCTCATACCGACCGCCGGGCCGGGTCTTGGCGATCCCCGCATCAGCCGCGATCAGCGGCGAGGGGGGACGGTCGTTCGTCTTCGTCGATCGAGGCGAAGGGATGTTCGAGGCGAAGTCCGTCGCGCTAGGCCCTCGCTGCGGGGCGATGATTCCCGTGGCCTCCGGCCTTGGACCTGGCGACCGGGTCGTCGCTCAGGGTGGAATCTTGCTGGACGCCGAAACGAGGCTCGACCCAAGTCTCGCCGCCGGCTACTTCGGTGCAGGCGAGACGGCCTCAGTTGCGAAGCCGTCGTCCACCATCGCAAAAACTGACGCACCGACCGAGCCGGCATGGCTCCGCGAGCTGGCCGAAACCGACCGAGCGCTCGCCCTCGCTCAGAAGATCTGCCCCGTCACGGGCAAACCTCTCGGGTCGATGGGAACGCCGCCGAAGGTCGTCGTCTCGGGGCGAGCCGTCTTCCTCTGCTGCGAAGGCTGCACCCCGGCTGCCGAAACGAACCCTGAGAAGTATCTCTCGAAACTTCCGTCCGCGAGCACGGAGCGACGACCGTGA